One segment of Solanum stenotomum isolate F172 chromosome 1, ASM1918654v1, whole genome shotgun sequence DNA contains the following:
- the LOC125849200 gene encoding uncharacterized protein LOC125849200, translated as MFYLTWQKCIPSIISDIERISQLYSQPPTNSITIRLIAAVIGSFQNEEKISNKRVGSKLTKEGLQFLFRGFSSWKNGPIIRRPPQVNRRCQTDFVTESRTKICPFTRSSDWVVSASLNYACDSRTSPLETGFWGFVDWGKMVVLRLVAAAKFQIQKFHSHAHPIPASFLREANQVADGLAKESTKLIL; from the exons ATGTTCTATCTAACCTGGCAAAAGTGCATTCCTTCAATAATTTCTGATATTGAGAGAATTTCCCAACTGTATTCGCAA CCTCCAACAAATAGTATCACAATTCGACTCATTGCTGCAGTCATAGGCAGTTTCcagaatgaagaaaaaattagcAATAAAAGAGTCGGCTCAAAACTGACCAAAGAGGGTTTACAGTTTCTGTTTAGAGGATTTTCTTCTTGGAAAAATGGTCCTATAATAAGGCGACCACCACAAGTCAACCGGAGATGCCAAACAGATTTTGTAACAGAAAGCCGGACCAAGATTTGTCCATTCACGCGCTCTTCGGACTGGGTTGTCTCCGCCAGCTTGAACTACGCGTGTGATTCACGCACTTCTCCTCTGGAAACCGGTTTCTGGGGTTTTGTGGATTGGGGAAAGATGGTCGTTCTTAGGTTGGTGGCGGCAGCTAAATTTCAGATTCAAAAATTTCATTCACATGCTCATCCAATTCCGGCAAGCTTTCTGAG agAGGCCAATCAAGTTGCGGATGGACTTGCTAAGGAATCAACAAAATTGATTCTGTGA
- the LOC125865701 gene encoding methyl jasmonate esterase 1-like isoform X1, giving the protein MEKNKFLTSLVVLILLLSCVNATMSGPKRPKARKHFVLVHGACHGAWSWYKTMASIKTTGHNVTALDLGGAGVNPRQVLQIPHLSDYFRPLMEFMASLPADQKVILVGHSLGGFAISKVMESFPEKISVAIFVTALMPGPILDAATVFNESSSGAIFKLDNRLTFDNGLANPPTTFIFGPKYLASYLYPLSPIQDWALATTLVRPIYFHSLDEISKEIVLSNKNYGSVRRAYIVAAEDKILKKEFQQLMIEKNPPDQVEEISGSDHMPMMSKPRQLFTLLMRIANK; this is encoded by the exons atgGAGAAAAACAAGTTTCTAACAAGTCTAGTAGTTCTAATACTTCTGTTGTCATGTGTAAATGCAACCATGTCAGGGCCTAAACGGCCTAAAGCTCGCAAGCACTTCGTGCTTGTTCATGGGGCTTGCCATGGAGCATGGTCTTGGTACAAGACTATGGCGTCAATAAAAACAACAGGGCATAATGTAACAGCTCTGGACTTGGGTGGTGCAGGAGTCAACCCGAGACAGGTCCTTCAAATCCCACATTTATCTGATTACTTTAGACCACTAATGGAGTTCATGGCTTCTCTTCCAGCAGATCAAAAAGTGATTCTTGTTGGCCATAGCCTTGGCGGATTTGCCATATCTAAAGTCATGGAAAGCTTTCCTGAAAAGATTTCAGTTGCTATATTTGTCACTGCTCTAATGCCTGGTCCAATTCTTGATGCAGCCACCGTCTTCAATGAG TCATCCAGTGGAGCAATATTTAAACTTGATAATCGTCTTACATTCGATAATGGACTTGCCAATCCTCCAACAACCTTCATCTTTGGTCCGAAGTACTTGGCGAGTTATCTTTATCCACTGAGCCCAATTCAG GACTGGGCACTGGCTACTACATTAGTAAGGCCAATTTATTTTCACAGTTTAGATGAAATATCAAAGGAGATAGTTCTTTCAAACAAAAATTATGGATCAGTTAGACGAGCGTACATTGTGGCAGCTGAAGATAAAATTCTAAAGAAGGAATTTCAACAGTTAATGATTGAAAAGAATCCGCCAGATCAAGTGGAAGAGATTTCAGGATCTGATCACATGCCCATGATGTCTAAGCCTCGTCAACTTTTTACTCTTCTTATGCGTATTGCCAATAAATGA
- the LOC125865701 gene encoding methyl jasmonate esterase 1-like isoform X2 — MASIKTTGHNVTALDLGGAGVNPRQVLQIPHLSDYFRPLMEFMASLPADQKVILVGHSLGGFAISKVMESFPEKISVAIFVTALMPGPILDAATVFNESSSGAIFKLDNRLTFDNGLANPPTTFIFGPKYLASYLYPLSPIQDWALATTLVRPIYFHSLDEISKEIVLSNKNYGSVRRAYIVAAEDKILKKEFQQLMIEKNPPDQVEEISGSDHMPMMSKPRQLFTLLMRIANK; from the exons ATGGCGTCAATAAAAACAACAGGGCATAATGTAACAGCTCTGGACTTGGGTGGTGCAGGAGTCAACCCGAGACAGGTCCTTCAAATCCCACATTTATCTGATTACTTTAGACCACTAATGGAGTTCATGGCTTCTCTTCCAGCAGATCAAAAAGTGATTCTTGTTGGCCATAGCCTTGGCGGATTTGCCATATCTAAAGTCATGGAAAGCTTTCCTGAAAAGATTTCAGTTGCTATATTTGTCACTGCTCTAATGCCTGGTCCAATTCTTGATGCAGCCACCGTCTTCAATGAG TCATCCAGTGGAGCAATATTTAAACTTGATAATCGTCTTACATTCGATAATGGACTTGCCAATCCTCCAACAACCTTCATCTTTGGTCCGAAGTACTTGGCGAGTTATCTTTATCCACTGAGCCCAATTCAG GACTGGGCACTGGCTACTACATTAGTAAGGCCAATTTATTTTCACAGTTTAGATGAAATATCAAAGGAGATAGTTCTTTCAAACAAAAATTATGGATCAGTTAGACGAGCGTACATTGTGGCAGCTGAAGATAAAATTCTAAAGAAGGAATTTCAACAGTTAATGATTGAAAAGAATCCGCCAGATCAAGTGGAAGAGATTTCAGGATCTGATCACATGCCCATGATGTCTAAGCCTCGTCAACTTTTTACTCTTCTTATGCGTATTGCCAATAAATGA
- the LOC125865711 gene encoding methyl jasmonate esterase 1-like, which translates to MEKNKFLISLLVLIVLLPCVNSTTSGRKTIKHFVLVHGACHGAWSWYKIVALIRSSGHNVTSLDLGASGINKKQVLEIPHLFDYFSPLMEFMASLPAHEKVILVGHSFGGLAISNAMERFPEKISVAVFVTSLMPGPTLNVTTLLTKLQSFNGNVSQLDNRVTYDNGPTNPPTTFIFGPKYLARNVYQLSPIQVLALATTLVRPLYLYSVEDFAKGIVVSSKKYGTVRRVFIMAVEDKTLPKEFQHWMIENNPPDEVKKISGSDHMAMMSKPLKLFTLLLRIALK; encoded by the exons aTGGAGAAAAACAAGTTTCTAATAAGTTTATTAGTACTGATAGTTTTGTTGCCATGTGTAAATTCAACGACATCAGGGCGTAAAACTATCAAGCACTTTGTGCTAGTTCATGGTGCGTGTCACGGAGCCTGGTCTTGGTACAAAATTGTGGCACTGATAAGATCTTCAGGGCATAATGTCACATCTCTTGACTTAGGTGCTTCAGGGATCAACAAGAAACAGGTCCTGGAAATCCCACATTTATTTGATTACTTTAGTCCATTAATGGAGTTCATGGCTTCTCTTCCTGCACATGAGAAAGTGATTCTTGTAGGCCATAGCTTTGGTGGATTGGCCATATCTAACGCCATGGAAAGATTTCCAGAAAAGATTTCAGTTGCTGTATTTGTTACTTCTCTGATGCCTGGCCCAACTCTAAATGTGACCACTCTCTTAACCaag TTACAATCTTTCAATGGAAATGTATCTCAACTTGATAATCGTGTAACGTATGATAATGGACCAACCAATCCTCCAACAACCTTCATCTTTGGTCCAAAGTACTTGGCAAGAAATGTTTATCAGTTGAGCCCAATTCAG GTTTTGGCGCTGGCCACTACACTAGTAAGGCCTCTGTACTTATACAGTGTGGAAGATTTTGCTAAGGGGATAGTTGTTTCAAGCAAAAAGTATGGAACAGTTAGACGAGTATTCATTATGGCTGTTGAAGATAAAACTCTACCCAAGGAATTTCAACATTGGATGATTGAAAATAATCCACCAGACGAAGTGAAAAAGATTTCAGGCTCTGATCACATGGCCATGATGTCTAAACCCCTAAAACTTTTTACTCTTCTTCTGCGTATTGCTCTCAAGTGA